The nucleotide sequence GCGAGGTGGTCTACTACCTGAGCCCGGCCGAGGCCGCCGACCTGCTCCGTCGGCTGCCGGCGATGCTGACACCGCGGGGCCGGATCGTGGTGCAGATCTACGCCGAGACCCCGGCCGAGGAGTTCGCCAGGGTGGTCCGCGACTGTGGACTCTCCGTCGCCGAGGAGGCCCCCGCGCGCCTCGGGGACGGTGTTGCCGGTGGCGCCTTCTTCGTCCTCACCGGCCGGCCGGGGACCGGGCGGGCCGGGAGCCGCTCGGGCCGGTCGACGACCGGGACGACCGGTGGCGCCGAGAGCCGGGTGCGCGGCGGATCCGCCGGGATGGATCCCACCGAGCAGGCCCAGGGCCGTGTCGCGCCAGGGACCGGGCCGGTTCACACCACGCCGGCTGTCCCGCCGGGTCGCGTCGAACCGGGCGCCGGGGTCAGACCGGGACCCGCCGCTCCCACCACGGCCGCACGCTGACCGGTTCGCTGCGCAGCAACCGCCGGTGCAGGTCCTGGAGCCGGTGCCCCGGCTCCACCCCGAGCCGGTCGGCCAGGGTTATCCGGGCGTCCTCGAAGGCGGTGAGCGCCTCGGCCCGCCGCGAGGTCTGGCCGAGGACGACAAGCAGCAACTCCCAGAGACGTTCCCGCATCGGCTGCTCGGCGAGCATGCAGCGCAGCTCGGAGACGAGGTTCTCCACGTCGCCGAGGAGCAGCCGTACCCCGGTGGCCTCCTCCACCGCGTCCTGACGCAGCTCGGTGAGGCGGATCCGTTCCGCCTCGGCGAGCGGTCCGGCCGCCTCCTGGAGCGCCAGCCCGGACCAGCGGGCCAGCGCCTGCTGGAAGAGGCCGAGCGCCCGGGAGAGTTCGCCCTGCGCCCGCGCCGACCGGGCCACCCTGACGTCGTGCTCGAACAGGGTGACGTCGACCGCGACCGGCGGGATGTCGAGGGTGTACCCCGGCCGGGTGGAGCGGAGCACCCGGGCCAGCGCCGGCGGCCGGCCCGGATGTTCCAGCACCCGGCGCAGCCGGCCGATGTAGGTGTGCACCATGTTCTCCACCGAGTCGGGCCGGCGCCCGTTCCAGATCGCGTCGACGATCTGCGGTACCGACATCACCATCCCGCAGCGCAGCGCCAGTACGGCGAGCACCTCCCGCTGCCGGGGAGTACCCAGGTAGAGGTTGGTGTCGCCCCGCTCGGCCCGGATCGGGCCGAGCAGCAGGATTTTCAGCTCGTCTTCCGACATCTTCGCTTCCCCCTAGACAGGCATCGCAGCTTCCCCCCGCACGGCCGGGCGGCACTGCCCGGCGTCGTCGTACGACAACACGGCACGTCGTCACCTACCGGTCGGCACCGGGTACGACGAACCGCAGCCCCCGGTCGAGCAACCGGGGAAGTACGGTTTCCAGGGCAGCCACGGTCTGCGACCGGTCGCCGCCGCCGTCGTGGCAGAGCAGGACGTGCCCGGCCCGGCTCCGGGAGAGCCGCCGGACGATCCGGTCCACTCCCGGGCGACGCCAGTCGCTCGGGTTGACCGTCCAGTCCACCGGCAGCAGGCCGAGGTCGGCGGTGGTCCGCAGCACCGTCGGCGACCAGTTGCCGCCGGGCGCCCGGAACAGCCGGGGTGCGCAGCCGACGGCGTCGGAGATCCGCCGCTGCGCCGCCTCGATCTCGGTACGCAGCCGCGCGGCCGGCAACGCCGCGAACGGCTGTGGATGCGACATCGAGTGGTTGCCGATCAGGTGTCCGGCGTCGCGGATCCGACGGGCCAGCTCGGGATGCTCGGCGACCCGGGCGCCGATCAGGAAGAACGTGGCCCGCACCCGGTGCCGGTCCAGCAGGTCGAGCATCCGGGGCGTCCACTCGGGGTGCGGGCCGTCATCGATGGTCAGCGCCACGCTGTGCCCGGCCACCCCGAAGACCGGCCGGTGCCCGTCGCCGAGCATCGGCCGGCGGGCCCGGAACTGCTGGGCGCGGAGTGCGAACAGCAGGTAGTGCAGCGCCTGGGCTGACAGGTACGGCAGCCGGATCCGCCCGGAGTACCGGACTCGCGGAGGGACCGGGCCGGTCATCGCGGCGATTTCGCGGTGGCCGGCCCGGCCGGCCCGAAGTTCCGGTCCACCAGGTGCCGCAGTCCGCCGACGACGGCACCGGCCACGACGGTCAGCTGGACGAGCAGGTGGACCGCGTAGAAGAAGGCGGTGAAGCCGGGGCCGCGCCGACGCAGTACGAAGCGCAGCAGTCCGGGGTCGGCGGCGACGAAGAGCACGAGTGCGGCGAGTGGGACGGTCAGCAGCCCGGGTGTGTACAGGGCGAGCGGCAGGGTCAGCGGCACCAGGGCGGCGCCGAGCAGCCCGGCCGGGGTGTTGGCCCGGATGCCGGCCGGTCCGCGTTCGGTCCTGGCGACCGGGACGAGCAGCTGGGAACGGCTGAACTGCTTGCGCAGCAGCCGGCCCAGGTGGTCGTCGTCGTCGTGCCGGCAGACCACGGTGTCGGTGAGCACGATGCCGTACCGGTCCCCCATCCGGTCACCGAGTTCGACGTCCTCGGAGGCGCGCAGCCGCTCGTCGAATCCGCCGACGTCGGCGAAGACCGACCGGCGGATCAGGCAGACCGCGAAGAGGGTGGTGCGGACCCGACCGACGTGGCGCAGCCGCCACCAGTGCCCGTGCAGCAGCCGGTACGCCTCGACCGGCCCGTCGTCGAAGAGCGGTCGGAGCGCGTAGATCCCGTGCACGCAGGCGACGTCCGGCTGCGCGGCGAGGATCGCCAGGGCGTTGCCGAGAGCGTCCGGCTCGGGCGCGCAGTCGGAGTCGACGAAGAGGAGCAGCTCGCCGCTGCTGGCCCGGATGCCCCGGTTCCGGGCGGCGGCCGGCCCGGTGTTGCGGTCGGTGACAAGCAGCCGGCACGGGAACTCGGCGGCGATCCGGCGGGTGTCGTCGGTGCTGGCGTCGTCGACGACGATCACCTCGGTGACCGGGCGTCGCTGCGCGTAGACGGCCGTCAGGCACGCGCGGAGGGTCTTCGACCCGTTGTGTACGGGGATGATGACCGACACCGTCGGCGACATGTTCACCCACCTCAGCGGGATCAACGTGCGGGACATTGACATTCCGAGATCTACTCCGTCGCGACCAAGCTATCCAGTCGCTTGTCGACTGGCAAGCGTTGCCTTACGTAGTCAAGGTTGCGTACAGCACCGATCCAGAGAAGATCCCGTACCAATCGATAGCGTTCCGACATGCCCAATCTGGTCAGCCTGTCCGATTGCGAGCGGCTCACCGTTCGCGAGGTGCACGACCTCTATCGCCGTTACGTCAACGCGAGCCAGGTCAACCTGATGACCTCGTTCGGGTTCGGCCGGGAATTGGTCGACCACGCCGAAGGCGCACACCTGGTGCTCCGCGACGGCCGCCGCGTCCTCGACCTCACCGGAGGCGTGGGCGTACTCAACCACGGGCACAACCATCCGCGCATCCTGGCCGCCCGGCAACGGTTCGCGTCCGAGCGGCGGATGGAGGTGCACAAGACGTACTTCTCGCCGTACCTGGCGGCGCTGGGACACAACCTGGCCCAACTCCTCCCCGGTGACCTGCGAATGTCCTTCCTGCCCAACTCGGGTGCCGAGGCGGTCGAGGGGGCGGTGAAGCTGGCCTACAAGTACCACGGTGGCCGGCGGGGGACGATCCTGCGGGCCGACTGCGGGTTCCACGGGAAGCTGCTCGGATCGGGCGGGCTGACCGGACAACCGTCGTTCAGCTTTCCCACCATTCCCGGCATAGTTCCATTTACCTATGGGAATCTGGATTCCGTCCGGCAGGCCGTCGAGGCGCACCCCGGCGATGTCTACGCTCTTGTCGTGGAGCCGTTCAGCGCCTCCACCGTGACATGGTGCGACGAAGACTTCCTCCGCGGGATTCGCGAGCTGTGCGACCGGCACGACATCGTGCTCATCTTCGACGAGATCTACACCGGCTGGGGTAAGACCGGCAGCCTCTTCTACTTCATGCGGTATCCGGGCCTGGTGCCGGACGTCCTTACCACATCGAAGTCATTCGGCGGGGGGAAGTCATCGATTTCTGCATTCGTCGCCCGGGAAAAGGTGTTCCGGAAGGCGTACGACAACCTCACCGACGCGCTGCTGCAGAGCACCAGCACCACGTACTACGGCATGGGCGAGGAGTGCGTCACCGCGCTGGAGGCGCTCAACATCGTCGTCGAGGACGACTATCCGGCCCGGGCCCGCGAGCTGGAACGGGTACTCGAACCGGCGCTGAACCGGCTGGCTAAGGAGTACCCGGAGGCGGTCGGCCGGGTCGCCGGGGCGGGCGCGCTCTGGGGGGTGCAGATCGACGGCGGCCCGAAGATCCTCGACCTGGTGGCCCGGCTCGCCCCCGCCGGGATGGCCCGGGACCCGAGGTTCAAGGCGAAGCTCGTGACCTGCGCGGTGATCCAGGCGCTCTACCGGGACCACGACATCTTCACCTACTACACCCTCAACGGCCGCAACCCGCTGATCCTCGGGCCGTCCCTGGTGACCGACCCGGCCGACGTGCAGCGGGCCGCCGACGCGCTCGGCGAGGTGCTGGAGCAGGGCCTGGCCAGGCTGGTCACCCGGTTCGTCGCGC is from Micromonospora sp. WMMD1102 and encodes:
- a CDS encoding glycosyltransferase family 2 protein — protein: MSPTVSVIIPVHNGSKTLRACLTAVYAQRRPVTEVIVVDDASTDDTRRIAAEFPCRLLVTDRNTGPAAARNRGIRASSGELLLFVDSDCAPEPDALGNALAILAAQPDVACVHGIYALRPLFDDGPVEAYRLLHGHWWRLRHVGRVRTTLFAVCLIRRSVFADVGGFDERLRASEDVELGDRMGDRYGIVLTDTVVCRHDDDDHLGRLLRKQFSRSQLLVPVARTERGPAGIRANTPAGLLGAALVPLTLPLALYTPGLLTVPLAALVLFVAADPGLLRFVLRRRGPGFTAFFYAVHLLVQLTVVAGAVVGGLRHLVDRNFGPAGPATAKSPR
- a CDS encoding class I SAM-dependent methyltransferase encodes the protein MSSSFVRTSVARLIRFPVRVLVRSNRRINTAWWNAQYALGFWRYLDDMSDGELPLSLIETWAPRPTILDLGCGTSANLPLVPGRYRHYHGVDLSSRAIEAARALGRPDTSFEVADIRGFHTDRRYDAILLREVVYYLSPAEAADLLRRLPAMLTPRGRIVVQIYAETPAEEFARVVRDCGLSVAEEAPARLGDGVAGGAFFVLTGRPGTGRAGSRSGRSTTGTTGGAESRVRGGSAGMDPTEQAQGRVAPGTGPVHTTPAVPPGRVEPGAGVRPGPAAPTTAAR
- a CDS encoding AfsR/SARP family transcriptional regulator, with product MSEDELKILLLGPIRAERGDTNLYLGTPRQREVLAVLALRCGMVMSVPQIVDAIWNGRRPDSVENMVHTYIGRLRRVLEHPGRPPALARVLRSTRPGYTLDIPPVAVDVTLFEHDVRVARSARAQGELSRALGLFQQALARWSGLALQEAAGPLAEAERIRLTELRQDAVEEATGVRLLLGDVENLVSELRCMLAEQPMRERLWELLLVVLGQTSRRAEALTAFEDARITLADRLGVEPGHRLQDLHRRLLRSEPVSVRPWWERRVPV
- a CDS encoding polysaccharide deacetylase family protein — encoded protein: MTGPVPPRVRYSGRIRLPYLSAQALHYLLFALRAQQFRARRPMLGDGHRPVFGVAGHSVALTIDDGPHPEWTPRMLDLLDRHRVRATFFLIGARVAEHPELARRIRDAGHLIGNHSMSHPQPFAALPAARLRTEIEAAQRRISDAVGCAPRLFRAPGGNWSPTVLRTTADLGLLPVDWTVNPSDWRRPGVDRIVRRLSRSRAGHVLLCHDGGGDRSQTVAALETVLPRLLDRGLRFVVPGADR
- a CDS encoding aspartate aminotransferase family protein, yielding MTSFGFGRELVDHAEGAHLVLRDGRRVLDLTGGVGVLNHGHNHPRILAARQRFASERRMEVHKTYFSPYLAALGHNLAQLLPGDLRMSFLPNSGAEAVEGAVKLAYKYHGGRRGTILRADCGFHGKLLGSGGLTGQPSFSFPTIPGIVPFTYGNLDSVRQAVEAHPGDVYALVVEPFSASTVTWCDEDFLRGIRELCDRHDIVLIFDEIYTGWGKTGSLFYFMRYPGLVPDVLTTSKSFGGGKSSISAFVAREKVFRKAYDNLTDALLQSTSTTYYGMGEECVTALEALNIVVEDDYPARARELERVLEPALNRLAKEYPEAVGRVAGAGALWGVQIDGGPKILDLVARLAPAGMARDPRFKAKLVTCAVIQALYRDHDIFTYYTLNGRNPLILGPSLVTDPADVQRAADALGEVLEQGLARLVTRFVAQKVGSLW